A region from the Simiduia sp. 21SJ11W-1 genome encodes:
- the lnt gene encoding apolipoprotein N-acyltransferase gives MPNLPSRGPLAWAAALAAGLCQPLGLAPFNLWPVSLLGLIGFFALLIRPKAQLAALAFAFAVGMYGLGVSWVYVSINTFGQAPVLLALLLTGLWVTFLALVFALPYGLWQRRLPGPLPLWALPPLWLLGEWLRSWLFTGFPWLYAGYGHLTSPLAGWAPVLGIFGLGLIIATTAALALALWQRQPGRWLALAGVAGLWGAGAALQQVAWTTPAGPVRTVAMVQPNIPQQHKWDPDWLMPTYDRLLTQSKALWGHNWLVWPEAALPTLMSEAQPFMARQAEVARESDTSLVTGVIVNEPHVIERDGRRLLGQRYYNSLVVLGMGQGVYHKQRLVPFGEYVPFDQQLRGVIEFFDLPMSVLHRGPANQQPLMLGHTPVWPAVCYEIVYPDLIAAGARRAEAILTVSNDAWFGRSIAPIQHLQMAQMRALETRRPVVRATNNGFSAIINARGEITAQAPQFELTSLSGSLLPARGNTPYMLTGSWPVVCLSLLALTLLIWRAKRARP, from the coding sequence GTGCCCAATTTACCCTCTCGCGGCCCCCTAGCCTGGGCCGCTGCCCTGGCCGCGGGCCTGTGCCAACCCCTGGGGCTTGCACCCTTTAACCTGTGGCCGGTGTCACTGCTGGGGCTGATCGGTTTTTTTGCCCTGTTAATACGCCCCAAAGCACAACTGGCGGCACTCGCCTTTGCCTTCGCCGTGGGTATGTACGGCCTTGGCGTAAGTTGGGTGTATGTGAGCATCAACACCTTCGGCCAGGCGCCCGTCTTGCTCGCATTGTTGCTTACAGGCCTGTGGGTGACTTTTCTGGCGCTGGTATTTGCCCTGCCCTACGGGCTCTGGCAACGCCGGCTGCCCGGCCCCCTGCCACTGTGGGCGCTGCCGCCTTTGTGGCTGCTGGGCGAGTGGCTACGCAGCTGGCTGTTTACGGGCTTCCCCTGGCTCTATGCAGGCTACGGCCACCTCACCTCGCCGTTGGCAGGCTGGGCTCCGGTGCTCGGCATCTTTGGCCTGGGGCTGATCATCGCCACCACCGCCGCACTCGCATTGGCCCTGTGGCAGCGCCAGCCTGGCCGCTGGCTGGCATTGGCCGGGGTTGCCGGGCTTTGGGGCGCAGGCGCCGCGCTACAGCAGGTTGCCTGGACAACACCGGCAGGCCCTGTGCGCACCGTGGCCATGGTGCAACCGAATATTCCACAGCAGCACAAGTGGGACCCAGACTGGCTCATGCCCACCTACGACAGGCTGCTCACCCAAAGCAAAGCATTGTGGGGGCACAACTGGCTGGTTTGGCCAGAGGCTGCACTGCCCACACTCATGAGCGAGGCCCAACCCTTCATGGCCCGCCAGGCCGAAGTGGCGCGCGAGTCTGATACCAGCCTGGTGACGGGTGTGATCGTCAACGAACCCCATGTCATTGAGCGCGACGGCCGGCGCTTGCTCGGCCAGCGCTATTACAACAGCCTGGTGGTGTTAGGCATGGGGCAAGGGGTCTACCACAAGCAGCGCCTGGTGCCCTTTGGCGAGTACGTGCCCTTTGATCAACAGCTGCGCGGGGTGATTGAATTTTTCGATTTGCCCATGTCGGTGTTGCACCGTGGGCCTGCAAACCAGCAACCACTGATGCTCGGCCACACACCCGTATGGCCTGCCGTGTGTTATGAAATTGTGTACCCGGATCTCATCGCCGCTGGCGCACGCCGCGCCGAGGCCATACTCACGGTAAGCAACGATGCCTGGTTTGGCCGCTCAATCGCGCCCATCCAACACCTGCAAATGGCGCAAATGCGCGCACTCGAAACCCGGCGCCCCGTGGTGCGCGCCACCAATAACGGATTTTCAGCCATCATCAACGCACGCGGTGAAATCACCGCCCAAGCCCCGCAATTTGAGCTCACCTCCCTAAGCGGCAGCCTGCTGCCTGCGCGCGGCAACACCCCCTACATGCTTACCGGCAGTTGGCCGGTGGTG
- a CDS encoding HlyC/CorC family transporter, with protein sequence MSDEPPSSLKQPEKSWLRKLLDTFTTEPTSRAELLAIIKEAAERNLFDQEALHIIEGALEVSDQRVHDILVPRSKMVVVRIEETPEQFLPRIIESGHSRFPVIEESTDNVRGILLAKDLLPLVLGGKEEFCLENVIRPANIIPESKRLNILLREFRENRYHMAMVLDEYGGISGLVTIEDILEEIVGEIEDETDEEDHDTDIRKLDENAFVVRALTAVEDFNEYFSAGFPEDEFDTIGGVVLNAFGHLAKRNESVTIDGYSFTVLYSDSRKLHLLRVSPPQEA encoded by the coding sequence ATGAGCGACGAACCCCCCAGTAGTTTGAAGCAGCCGGAGAAGTCTTGGCTGCGAAAATTACTCGACACCTTCACCACCGAACCCACATCGCGCGCCGAATTGCTGGCCATCATCAAAGAGGCCGCCGAGCGCAACCTGTTTGACCAGGAAGCCCTGCACATCATCGAAGGCGCTCTGGAAGTCTCTGACCAGCGCGTGCACGACATCCTGGTACCGCGCTCCAAAATGGTGGTGGTGCGCATTGAAGAAACGCCCGAACAATTCCTGCCCCGCATTATCGAATCCGGCCACTCGCGCTTTCCTGTGATTGAAGAATCAACAGATAACGTGCGCGGCATTTTGCTGGCCAAAGATTTGCTGCCCCTGGTACTTGGCGGCAAAGAAGAATTCTGCCTGGAAAACGTGATTCGCCCGGCCAACATCATTCCCGAGAGCAAGCGGCTGAATATTTTGCTGCGCGAGTTCCGCGAAAACCGCTACCACATGGCCATGGTGCTCGATGAATACGGCGGCATCTCGGGGCTTGTGACCATTGAAGATATTCTTGAGGAAATCGTCGGCGAAATTGAAGACGAAACCGATGAAGAAGATCACGACACCGACATCCGCAAGCTCGATGAAAACGCCTTCGTGGTGCGCGCACTCACCGCAGTGGAAGATTTCAACGAGTACTTCAGCGCGGGCTTCCCCGAAGATGAGTTTGATACCATCGGCGGCGTGGTGCTCAACGCCTTCGGCCATTTAGCCAAGCGCAATGAATCTGTCACTATCGATGGCTACAGCTTCACCGTACTCTACTCAGACAGCCGCAAGCTGCACCTGCTGCGGGTTTCTCCCCCACAGGAAGCCTGA